A region of Pieris rapae chromosome 20, ilPieRapa1.1, whole genome shotgun sequence DNA encodes the following proteins:
- the LOC110996031 gene encoding phospholipid scramblase 2 — protein MASDIVRGRDNPSVTQDDGSYLRTSSERIISNQPHSNNNRNSHPRAQLSVSTEAWNTRNVSPLRPRHGLDFLTGVSTLNIQQTVDISHLTSNIKSENLYTIKIPNGLTLYLASETSTKTQRLLCGVGRAFTMQIHDNTRQNVMQMERRLAAASCCFPCRLQEMQVITPPGDYIGRVQQQWTWVVPFYLVRNVNDEVIYVIEGPSSIDNRNMILGHFKILSSDFLREVGKISHRWEGDVNSFVTAIDFPLCASDPKQKALLLAATFLLEYTYFERAKTSCLRFNCC, from the exons ATGGCCAGTGATATTGTGAGGGGAAGAGACAATCCATCTGTAACGCAAG ATGACGGATCTTATTTGAGAACTTCTTCAGAACGAATAATAAGCAATCAACCACATTCCAATAATAATAGGAACA GTCATCCCCGTGCACAGCTATCGGTGTCTACAGAAGCATGGAACACCCGCAACGTTTCTCCATTAAGACCTAGGCATGGTCTGGACTTTCTCACAGGAGTCTCAACATTAAACATACAGCAGACAGTTGATATATCTCATT TGACATCTAACATAAAATCGGAAAATCTgtacacaattaaaataccaAATGGCCTTACACTGTATCTCGCGAGTGAAACGTCGACAAAGACGCAAAGGCTTTTGTGTGGCGTCGGGCGGGCCTTTACGATGCAGATTCATGACAACACCAGACAGAATGTAATGCAAATGGAGAGAAGGTTAGCAGCTGCCTCCTGCTGCTTTCCATGTAGACTTCAG GAGATGCAAGTAATAACACCGCCAGGTGACTACATTGGTCGTGTTCAGCAGCAATGGACCTGGGTGGTTCCTTTCTACCTCGTGAGAAATGTTAACGACGAGGTCATATACGTCATTGAAGGCCCATCTAGCATTGACAATCGGAATATGATCCTTGGACATTTTaag ATACTATCGAGTGATTTTTTAAGAGAAGTCGGCAAAATATCGCACAGGTGGGAGGGAGACGTGAATAGTTTCGTAACGGCGATAGATTTTCCACTCTGTGCCTCAGACCCGAAACAAAAGGCCCTTCTTCTCGCTGCTACATTTTTAttg GAGTACACGTATTTCGAGAGAGCAAAAACAAGTTGTCTGCGGTTCAATTGTTGTTAA
- the LOC110996030 gene encoding uncharacterized protein LOC110996030: MILFWLWAVIACLVSNSAAERGGSLRGALEALQRRQRGRLHTSGPIVPQDYDALYEFVPPQAYAEPDYAIDVEDVEEEPKYIVKLLDNESPSDAYEYKIIKKKNSVTRGDNKRESAFRERSQHSDNDRLRDLFMDRNEAQEKEEISQERPETDADYAMLLGQLWSKYKTNKANSNRVENAPQGVIKLYKEKIVKKSYPNNWGPIAFKRKRSSGYEPEQPSVDIDESKILENQDQENSNYNAYDVSDDDKDDMREEYAIAFQPLDDDSLSDLADEDQFAYENIEKRFPVSKRSGGTGSINMQKKRFALNNHDNAKTFRGSSGTDPKIIEDLSKIFDNSEYEIIRNPVKRSSDNLETPHEVKPPNVNIHHKNDSHINSSSASPDSTNHEHHGHPPGVTGKELEHDEHSHNHDHDHHNHDMTESQKPKIVKKKSVDWSDYFGIDKRFKKSPGLSDERLKKLYFDTFNKEVVYPSNNVRRTSYMKRNFVSPKFKENVPNTNMKPRAEKRNAGNTETKLENFDKKIKNMEGIIVDEALQYSNNGEGLDSKEEQEMKEKLLSRLAAAYSLEKMRKALKEFKQSLQIQKVTPSSQSTSDGESKDKRVAVKKEKVIGNAIPSVHEQKSEIDEDFEDEQGAGHYINGKLEEQLSEGYMGGSGRHRSPAISTVSSAGACPVLDKIIKRCRGVDLLAGDRGQLFLPLCSLHQICYLCGEAPPTTCDLVFLSEADSTCEGDMSCQRAARSALMALRELHDNLADELDGECEASPCLPATLKLNLGWQRALQR, encoded by the exons ATGATTTTATTCTGGCTATGGGCAGTAATAGCCTGCCTTGTAAGCAATTCAGCGGCGGAGAGGGGTGGTTCCCTCAGGGGAGCGCTTGAAGCATTACAAAGGAGACAACGCGGCCGTCTTCATACTTCGGGACCTATCGTTCCACAGGATTATGATGCTTTATACGAGTTCGTTCCTCCTCAAGCATATGCAG AACCCGACTATGCGATTGATGTAGAGGATGTTGAGGAAGAGCCAAAGTACATTGTAAAATTACTTGATAATGAAAGTCCTTCTGATGCATACGAATATAAGATcatcaaaaagaaaaattcgGTTACCCGTGGTGATAATAAAAGAGAATCTGCTTTTCGGGAGAGAAGTCAGCACTCCGACAACGATAGACTTCGGGACCTTTTCATGGATAGAAATGAGGCACAGGAGAAAGAAGAAATTTCACAAGAAAGACCTGAAACCGACGCTGATTATGCTATGCTATTAGGACAATTATGgagtaaatataaaaccaataaaGCAAATTCTAACCGAGTCGAAAATGCTCCACAAGgtgtaattaaattgtacaaAGAGAagattgttaaaaaaagttatccaAATAATTGGGGGCCCATAGCTTTCAAAAGGAAAAGAAGTTCAGGCTACGAACCGGAGCAACCATCTGTTGATATTGACGAAAGTAAAATTCTAGAGAACCAAGACCAAgaaaattctaattataacGCGTACGATGTATCTGATGATGACAAAGACGATATGAGAGAAGAATATGCCATTGCTTTTCAGCCGTTAGATGATGACAGCCTTTCTGATCTGGCAGATGAGGATCAGTTTgcttatgaaaatattgagaAAAGATTTCCTGTGTCCAAACGAAGTGGTGGAACTGGAAGCATTAATATGCAAAAGAAAAGATTTGCCCTAAATAACCACGATAATGCAAAAACTTTTAGAGGTAGTTCGGGTACTGATCCAAAAATAATCGaagatttatcaaaaatatttgataattcggaatatgaaataataagaaaCCCAGTCAAAAGAAGCAGTGACAATCTCGAAACCCCTCATGAAGTAAAACCTCCGAATGTGAATATTCATCATAAAAATGATAGTCACATTAACTCCAGCTCAGCGTCACCTGACTCCACAAATCATGAGCATCATGGTCATCCCCCAGGAGTAACTGGCAAAGAGTTAGAACATGATGAACATTCACACAATCACGATCATGATCACCACAACCATGACATGACAGAGTCTCAAAAAcccaaaattgtaaaaaaaaagtctgTAGACTGGTCCGATTACTTTGGAATTgacaaaagatttaaaaagtcACCGGGCTTAAGTGATGAGCGgcttaaaaagctttattttgatacatttaacaaagaGGTGGTTTATCCCTCAAACAATGTAAGGAGAACTAGTTACATGAAGCGGAACTTTGTTTCACCGAAGTTTAAAGAGAATGTACCAAATACTAATATGAAACCACGTGCAGAAAAAAGGAATGCTGGTAATACTGAGACAAAGTTAGAaaattttgacaaaaaaataaagaacatgGAAGGCATAATCGTAGATGAAGCATTGCAGTACTCTAATAATGGAGAAGGTTTAGATTCAAAGGAAGAACAAGAAATGAAAGAAAAGTTATTGTCACGTCTAGCTGCCGCCTATAGTTTGGAAAAAATGCGAAAGGCATTAAAAGAATTCAAACAGAGCCTACAAATACAAAAGGTGACTCCAAGCTCTCAGTCTACTTCGGATGGTGAATCAAAAGATAAGAGAGTTGccgttaaaaaagaaaaagtaatagGTAACGCTATTCCATCTGTTCATGAACAAAAAAGTGAAATAGATGAAGACTTTGAAGATGAACAAGGTGCAGGACACTACATAAATGGAAAACTAGAAGAACAATTATCCGAGGGATACATGGGTGGAAGTGGCCGACATCGTTCTCCTGCCATTTCAACAG TAAGCTCTGCCGGCGCATGTCCTGTTCTTGATAAGATCATTAAAAGGTGCAGAGGTGTGGACTTACTAGCGGGAGACCGCGGCCAGCTGTTCCTACCTCTGTGTAGTTTACATCAAATATGCTACCTATGT GGAGAAGCCCCACCTACGACCTGCGATTTAGTTTTTCTCTCAGAAGCCGATTCCACCTGTGAGGGCGATATGAGCTGCCAACGTGCGGCACGATCTGCTTTGATGGCTTTGAGAGAGCTACATGACAACCTGGCTGATGAGTTGGATGGTGAATGCGAGGCTAGCCCCTGCCTTCCTGCAACCCTTAAGCTGAATCTAGGCTGGCAGAGAGCCCTGCAACGATAA